The DNA segment TCACACTGCAAATGATCTGAAGACTTGCATCTGTTGCTCTAACCCCCAACTAGTTTAGACAGATTTCCAGGATCTACCAGAGGTTTTTTCCTTcaagaagggagtttttccttcccactgttgctgagtgtttgctcatagtgggttgtaaaagcataaaagttaATAAGAGGCATTCATAGCAGAGTTATCACAGAGGGAACTATATAGcttaaatgtacaatttctacaGGACGAATTATAACTTCATTATGTATAAAAGCTTCTGTGGATAATTACTCCTATTTGTAACTTTACACAAGAGAAAGTTTGGTGTCACACTATTTATAACAGGTTGGGTTTTGTCCTCTGAGTTGAGCCTTTGGTTGCAGTTTATTGAAGAATTTCCTCTAAAGTAGCTGTTGATAAAGATTTAAAGTCCTGTTTATATACAGAAATATGCTTTAGTTCATGTTTTTTACATGTCTGCCTCAGTGGATCAGTAGAAGATCTGGCACAGGAAACTAGATGATGAAAAAAGGGTACGaatacacatatatatctatACCTATATAGATACagatatataaacacacacacacacacacaggttgcaacgtagtattttcattttttcttagcATTTCTTTAACGCCTTGGTGCAAAAGAATACCTGCATCTGTGTGTTGGAAAAAAGAACTACAAATTTGGAAAGGAATTTATTCATGTTCTTACTCATAGATGGAGTACATGGTTTAAAAAACACTGAGGAAACAGATATGAGGCGGCTGtattaacataaaaacattaatacagttaaaaatgaataaaaagttgCACGCTTAAACTTATTTCTCTACAGTTTGTACAATTAATCCATGTAACAATAGGTTCTCCCTTAATATAGTAGTTATTAAAATATctttacataaaaatacatttttaagtacTCTCCAGTGGAAGTCTGTTGTGGCTTATGTTTCTAAATGACACAACCATAAAGCAGCCCACAGAATATACAAATATGTCTTTGATAAATGAATGTTGGCTCCCACAATGGCCTGTTAAGTTATTGCAAAAATAATTTACTGCATAATATGTCAGATTAGAACATGTTATGAGCACAAAACTGAAggggaaacaataaaaacaaaaatgaaaaaacaaatactaaaTTAAGTTAAAGGATATTTCTTACTATACTATATAATTGTATAATGTTGCGTTTGATTGCAAAAGAAAACccaccaagaaaaaaagaaagaaagaaaaagagagaatagtTTAATATATTCAAAacacattcttttcttttatttaagctGTAGCGAGATTCAGATggacaaaagagaaagaaaattattacagatttgttttattaatcatgaataaactttattatacACAACTCTAAATTTCAGTTGGTCTTAGtcagatgtgtttttaattaaatcctgCAACACTGTGCTCGCTGCCATCACTTTATATCTTAGTGTGCAATTCAAATATATACTTATTACAATATTTTCCCCCTTAACTCTCAACTCGcgtttttaaaatgtctgtgaTCATATTTGTCCGTTGACTTCTGTCTGGGCCTCGAACGATTCATCAGACAGGTTGGCAGCCTCCAACTGATGCTCCAGACTTTCATCATCGCCTCTATTCTGATCAACTCTTATCTTAAACTTAGAGATGAACTCATTACTGGCCAGCGCGTCCTCCTTTTTAGGGCATGTGGGCTTTGATAACAGCAGGCTTTCCAGTCGCTCTGCAAAGAAAattcacaaaacatttcttattTGGTAAGCTTTTTAACAaattttagttcagttttgcTGAAAGTTATAGCATGCATCAAGTAAGAAGCAattggtttttaaaaagcatataCATTccccaaaacatttttattatgtgcATTTTGGAGAATAAAAGATTGTACACAATTTccctttttaaagtaaaaagattATTAAGTCTAATTCTTACTTATTCAGTAGATTAAAGTATTGAAACATCATTATTcataaaatatgcacattaCAAAATTAAAGTTATTCAAAAACTACTCAAGTACTTACTCCAATACTCACATTATTCAagtaaatttaatttttgcCAATGTAATGTCACATAAAATCTTAATCTGAATAAGGGATTTGAACCCCACTGTCACGGCCATGGGATCAGCAGGCCGCTGACTAGtagtgttctctctctctctctcgccaggGCGGAACTCATGgtgggttcacgccctcggcccACGCCCCTCTGAGGAGGAaacacctgggcctcatcagTGCAGCCAGCATTTAAGCCAGGGAGTGGCTTCTACTCATCACTGGATCGTTGTGTGTGACTCGCGTCAGTGCAGCCCGGCTCTGAGCAAGTTTTCTTTTGCTTCCCTGTGCAAAACCTCTAACGTGTGTTTCCTTCTGTACATAGATCCCCTGGACCCGACTCTGCATCCCCCGAGCGGTGTTTGGAGAGAGAGTCAGAAGAGGAGCAAGTGTCTTTTCCCTACCTGGATTTCCCCAGAGCCTTTTCCCTGTCACCGCTTTGTATATAGCACTATCCCCTGCACTGTTTGTATATACACCTGGTGGAACTGTAATAAATACAGACTGTGCCTCTGAGTCCTGCGTGTGAGTCCTCAAGCGAACCGTGACACCCACACAGATGAGAGCTTAGCAGTGAAGCTCTCTCTTAAAATTTGAGTTATAAAGTCAGAAGTTATCACTGACAGAGATCCATGTTCTTTTAACATAAGAAAGAATATTTGCTGAAATTGACATTAATCCAAGCCCTTAAAACGCCATTTTGGATTAAGCATTTCCTTTTAGAAAAGTCTTCAATGAGCAGGAAGCTCCAGTactgaaaaaagaagccaaCATCAACTGCTAAACGTGCTAAAAGTAAGTAAGTCCCCGTAGACTCCTATGATCaaaacacatacagtataaaAGTTATAGGTTACAGAtctgaaaagtaaaacaaatgtcaAAGTGCAAAAAGACTTATGGTCCCATAGAAGTCTATTCCATTTGCCTGGAATTAGGTGAACACCTTTGTGACAAATTTAATGGCTCAGTCATTTGTTTCATGTCATATTTAATAAAAGACTGACATGGTGGCATGTGGAATTGTCCATTTTGCACATATTTGGTCATTCTAAGCGTCAGAAGGGGAAAGATCATTCTGGGAATGCCTACTGGCGAAGGATGTGTGACTGACAAGTCCAGTGTGTGAAGTTTAACtacagtctaaggagcttggaaagaaaagcatctggacttctttaagtttcttgaagatgtttcacttctcatctgagaagcttcttcagttcagaaTTTCTTcagagaactgaagaagcttcttgaatgagaggtgaaatgctcttcaagaaacttaaagaagtccagatgcttttctttccaagctccttagactacgatgacctgaacGACTGAGAACCTTAACAGACAGTTCTTCCCTTCATTCATCATGCCTgatttcaaaacaccaagatggcaGTTGTGAAAACACTCATCTTGAGTCTTCATGGGACTATGGTGAGATCAGTTATGCCTCTTATGATGCTGTCCCAGACTTCAAAGcagtataaaacatgtttgcagcCTGTAACAACTGTGCATGCGGTTATTTTTCGTTTTAAGATTTCCGTGTTTAAATCAtaataagatttatttttaattttaattaacttGAGGTGAGTCAGATTCTTTCATTCAAGTCACTGAATGAATCTCTTGACATGTTTGGGGGTAGGTGCCTTTTGTagcattttaatgcaattatctgACAGATTATATGGTCTacaccataggtgtcaaactctggccaaatttggcccgcaacctaattacatttggcccgcgaagccataccaaattactattagagctggcctactggtattatacagctaatatatattgtttagtattaagctttgcttgttccatattcagtttttcagcaaaatgtgtttgagtccataagaaaagattcattcttatatctggaggaataaatatatttcaataaatattaaagttatcCCGCGACTTtgatccagttttgaattttggcccactgtgtatttgagtttgacacccctggtctacacTGTTATTAACTATACTAACACTCTGTTCCAGAAGTCTGTGCTGCAAAGAGGCAAAGTGAATACCGCACCTGCAGGAGTAATGGGGGTCATCAGTCGGTTCAGCTGGATGTTCCAGTGCCGTACCTGTTGACTGGCATTCTTCAGCCTCTCCTGAACCTCCTGGAAACAAAAATCATGCAGGCATCTTCATCAGTGTTGTTTTAGAAGAGCACTAAATAAGATGCTGCTCACAAAGCCAGTCAAAACAAACTTGTTCACCTCCAGACGCTGGTGACTTCTTTGGCGAGATGCCTGCAGATCCTGGAGCTCCTGAGAGGCAGAGTTGAGGGCTGAGGGGGTGTCCTCATCGGGACTGCCATCTGACAGCTCCT comes from the Astatotilapia calliptera chromosome 15, fAstCal1.2, whole genome shotgun sequence genome and includes:
- the LOC113037420 gene encoding differentially expressed in FDCP 6 homolog isoform X3, which produces MSRLLTAHARELETRRREAEERERRKQREVQLELERQLKEAVMIKDSMQAEMQVKEKEAEQQKKRIRELELTQQQLEVALNMEIQARLEEERARLELERLLQAEDEKRKHFQLLQEQQRTMQNLSPIQELSDGSPDEDTPSALNSASQELQDLQASRQRSHQRLEEVQERLKNASQQVRHWNIQLNRLMTPITPAGVYERLESLLLSKPTCPKKEDALASNEFISKFKIRVDQNRGDDESLEHQLEAANLSDESFEAQTEVNGQI
- the LOC113037420 gene encoding differentially expressed in FDCP 6 homolog isoform X2; amino-acid sequence: MASATRSNLDISLPHARELETRRREAEERERRKQREVQLELERQLKEAVMIKDSMQAEMQVKEKEAEQQKKRIRELELTQQQLEVALNMEIQARLEEERARLELERLLQAEDEKRKHFQLLQEQQRTMQNLSPIQELSDGSPDEDTPSALNSASQELQDLQASRQRSHQRLEEVQERLKNASQQVRHWNIQLNRLMTPITPAERLESLLLSKPTCPKKEDALASNEFISKFKIRVDQNRGDDESLEHQLEAANLSDESFEAQTEVNGQI
- the LOC113037420 gene encoding differentially expressed in FDCP 6 homolog isoform X1 — encoded protein: MASATRSNLDISLPHARELETRRREAEERERRKQREVQLELERQLKEAVMIKDSMQAEMQVKEKEAEQQKKRIRELELTQQQLEVALNMEIQARLEEERARLELERLLQAEDEKRKHFQLLQEQQRTMQNLSPIQELSDGSPDEDTPSALNSASQELQDLQASRQRSHQRLEEVQERLKNASQQVRHWNIQLNRLMTPITPAGVYERLESLLLSKPTCPKKEDALASNEFISKFKIRVDQNRGDDESLEHQLEAANLSDESFEAQTEVNGQI